Proteins encoded in a region of the Mixophyes fleayi isolate aMixFle1 chromosome 5, aMixFle1.hap1, whole genome shotgun sequence genome:
- the KRIT1 gene encoding krev interaction trapped protein 1, whose translation MGSPTDTEDIHVAVVRPKNAGSLNSREYRAKLYEILMIEVPMQGQKKKRRKVLLETKLQGERDRSQEILDYVFESTKPISPSNQGVKGKRVVLMERFHLEGENAGKEATLFLVPTSVKDNSKTTYNPGSPVFYCLQDIMRVCSETSSHFSTVTARMLIALDKWLDEQHTKSHAISALFRPSPLDRIKSNVTNPAYSTEAGQSEDSLHMGYTALEIKSKMMTLEKADVCIYNPLFGSDLQYTNRVDKVVINPYFGLGAPDYSKIQIPKRDKWQRSMSSVMEDKERQWVDDFPLHRSACEGDTALLGKLLDEGLSVNQLDNDQWAPIHYACWYGKVEATSMLLEKGKCNPNLLNGQLSSPLHFAAGGGHAEIVQILLSHPETDRHIADQQGQSPLDICEENKQSKWEETAELLKNAINKPYEKVRIYRMDGSYRSVELKHGNNTTVQQIMEGMRLSPETQQFFAIWICSENINLQLKPFHKPLQHIRDWADIVNELTNLDPQREAPQLFLRRDVKLPLDVEKKIEDPLSILILFDEARFNLLKGFYPAPDVKLITLASLLLQIVYGNYESKKHKQGFLNEENLKSIVPGTKVKSKAPHWTNRILHEYKSLSTSEGVSKEMHNLQCMFLQNCWDIPTYGAAFFTGQIFTKASSSNHKVIRVYVGVNIKGLHLLNLETKALLISLKFGCFKWQLGDGDTCFQIHSMENKMSFIVHTKQAGLVVKLLMKLSGQFIPGEKNVAERYGYG comes from the exons ATGGGCAGCCCCACGGACACAGAAGATATCCATGTGGCAGTGGTCCGGCCAAAAAATGCTGGAAGCCTCAATTCCCGGGAATATCGAGCAAAACTGTATGAA ATATTAATGATCGAGGTCCCGATGCAGGGACAGAAGAAGAAACGAAGGAAAGTTTTGCTGGAGACTAAACTACAGGGTGAAAGAGACAGATCCCAGGAAATCCTGGACTATGTGTTTGAATCCACAAAGCCGATCTCCCCTTCAAACCAAGGTGTGAAAG GCAAAAGAGTCGTGTTAATGGAGAGGTTTCATCTTGAAGGGGAAAACGCTGGCAAAGAAGCGACTCTCTTCCTGGTTCCAACCTCTGTTAAGG ATAATTCTAAGACCACGTACAACCCTGGGAGTCCTGTCTTCTACTGCTTGCAGGATATAATGAGGGTGTGCAGCGAGACCAGCAGTCACTTCTCCACCGTCACCGCGCGCATGCTGATAGCTCTGGATAA GTGGCTGGATGAACAGCACACAAAGTCCCACGCCATCTCTGCCCTGTTCCGCCCCTCTCCGCTGGACAGGATAAAGTCCAACGTCACAAACCCAGCGTACTCCACCGAGGCCGGGCAGTCCGAGGACTCGCTGCACATGGGCTACACCGCTCTGGAAATCAAGAGCAAAATGATGACTTTGGAGAAGGCCGACGTGTGTATCTACAACCCTCTGTTTGGATCAGATCTGCAGTACACCAACAGG GTTGATAAAGTGGTAATAAACCCGTACTTTGGGCTTGGAGCCCCGGACTACTCCAAGATCCAGATCCCAAAGAGAGACAAGTGGCAGAGGAGTATGAGCAGCGTGATGGAAGACAA AGAGCGCCAGTGGGTGGACGACTTCCCTCTGCACCGCAGCGCCTGTGAAGGGGACACCGCCCTGCTGGGGAAATTATTGGATGAGGGACTTTCTGTTAACCAACTAGACAACGACCAATGGGCACCAATCCATTACGCCTGCTG GTATGGGAAGGTAGAGGCTACCAGCATGTTACTGGAGAAAGGAAAGTGTAACCCAAACCTGCTGAATGGACAGCTCAGCTCCCCGCTCCACTTTGCTGCCGGAGGCGGCCATGCTGAAATCGTCCAGATCTTGCTCAGTCACCCAGAGACGGACAGG CACATAGCTGACCAGCAAGGACAGTCCCCCCTGGATATCTGTGAAGAGAACAAGCAGAGTAAATGGGAGGAGACGGCGGAACTGCTGAAGAATGCCATTAATAAACCA TATGAAAAGGTGCGTATATACCGCATGGACGGCTCGTACCGCTCCGTGGAGTTGAAGCACGGTAACAACACGACGGTGCAGCAGATTATGGAGGGGATGCGTCTGTCACCGGAGACCCAGCAGTTCTTCGCTATTTGGATCTGCTCAGAGAATATCA atcTACAGCTGAAGCCTTTCCACAAACCCCTGCAGCACATCAGGGACTGGGCCGACATAGTTAATGAACTCACCAACCTGGATCCCCAAAGAGAGGCCCCGCAGCTGTTCCTCAGAAGAGATGTTAAATTACCTCTGGACGTTGAGAAAAAG ATTGAAGACCCTCTGTCCATACTGATCCTGTTTGACGAAGCTCGGTTCAACCTCCTGAAAGGTTTCTATCCAGCCCCGGACGTGAAGCTGATCACGCTGgccagcctgctgctgcagattgTGTATGGGAACTACGAGAGCaagaaacacaagcagggattCCTAAA TGAAGAAAACTTAAAGTCCATTGTACCGGGCACTAAGGTGAAGAGTAAAGCTCCTCACTGGACTAACCGGATTCTCCATGAGTACAAG AGTTTGAGTACGAGCGAGGGGGTGAGTAAGGAGATGCACAATTTGCAGTGCATGTTCCTCCAGAACTGCTGGGACATTCCCACCTACGGCGCAGCGTTCTTCACAGGCCAGATATTCACCAAGGCCAGTTCCAGCAATCACAAGGTCATCAGGGTGTATGTTGGCGTCAACATTAAAGGCCTGCACCTCCTCAACCTGGAGACCAAG GCTTTGTTAATCAGTTTAAAGTTTGGCTGCTTCAAGTGGCAGTTGGGAGACGGAGATACCTGCTTCCAAATCCACAGCATGGAAAACAAAATGAGTTTTATCGTCCACACCAAACAG GCTGGACTAGTAGTAAAGCTTTTGATGAAATTGAGTGGCCAGTTTATACCTGGAGAAAAAAACGTGGCAGAACGATATGGCTATGGATAG